One stretch of Methylopila sp. 73B DNA includes these proteins:
- a CDS encoding ureidoglycolate lyase, giving the protein MANKWAGAAPGGVLDARPFTQEAFAAFGDVVAPGDQSRRVNDGRALRYDGVARLEHDACAADPVLALYAVSASPKPFAIDLLERHPLASQTFVPIRLAEPYLVVVAPSGADGEPSVDRAEAFAAPPDVGVHYAPGVWHMPMAAFGADALFAMWMWEAGDGRDTEERRLPVALRVRGW; this is encoded by the coding sequence ATGGCTAATAAATGGGCGGGCGCCGCTCCAGGAGGCGTGCTCGACGCCCGTCCGTTTACGCAGGAGGCCTTCGCCGCGTTCGGGGACGTAGTCGCCCCAGGAGATCAGAGCCGGCGGGTCAACGACGGCCGCGCGCTGCGCTACGACGGCGTGGCGCGATTGGAGCACGACGCCTGCGCCGCGGACCCCGTCCTGGCGCTCTATGCGGTGTCGGCGTCGCCCAAGCCGTTCGCGATCGACCTGCTGGAGCGCCACCCGCTCGCGTCGCAGACCTTCGTCCCCATCCGGCTCGCGGAGCCCTACCTCGTCGTCGTGGCGCCGTCGGGGGCCGACGGCGAGCCGTCGGTCGACCGCGCCGAAGCTTTCGCGGCGCCGCCGGACGTCGGCGTGCACTACGCGCCGGGCGTCTGGCACATGCCGATGGCGGCGTTCGGCGCTGACGCCTTGTTCGCCATGTGGATGTGGGAGGCGGGGGACGGCCGCGACACGGAGGAGCGCCGCCTTCCCGTCGCTCTTCGGGTGCGGGGGTGGTGA
- a CDS encoding ABC transporter substrate-binding protein has product MFRTTLTRAALAASLILGAHGAASAQGTLRIGMTASDIPLTTGQTDNGGEGMRFMGYTVYDALINWDLTSADKPSVVIPGLATEWGIAPGDETKTKWLFKIRPGVKFHDGSDFTAESVVWNLDKLMKTDAPQYDQRQSAQGKSRIPAVASYRVVDPMTLEIVTKAPDATLPYQLAWIMMSSPAQWEKLGKSWEAFAKTPSGTGPWKLTAFAPRERAEMAPNKEYWDKTRVPKLDKLVLMPLPEPNARVAALRAGQVDWIEAPAPDAVESLKGAGFQIVTNAYPHNWTWHLSRVEGSPWNDIRVRKAANLAIDREGMKELLSGMMIPAQGWLPPGHQWFGQPTFKVTYDPEAAKKLLAEAGYGPDKPIKTRILISPSGSGQMLPLPMNEFIQQSLAEVGIQVDYEVVEWNQMINIWRAGAKDPSSRGATAINYSYFIQDPFSGFIRQTQCNLSAPSGVNWGYYCDPETDKLFDQVRTTFDPVAQTEILKKVHEKFVNDALFLFVTHDVAPRAMSTKVKGFVQAQNWFQDFGTITMEP; this is encoded by the coding sequence ATGTTTCGAACGACCCTGACGCGCGCAGCCCTTGCGGCGTCCCTGATCCTCGGCGCGCACGGCGCGGCCTCGGCGCAAGGCACGCTCCGGATCGGCATGACCGCCTCCGACATTCCGCTGACGACCGGCCAGACGGACAACGGCGGTGAAGGCATGCGCTTCATGGGCTACACGGTCTATGACGCGCTCATCAACTGGGACCTGACGAGCGCGGACAAGCCCTCCGTCGTCATTCCCGGCCTTGCGACCGAGTGGGGCATCGCCCCCGGCGACGAGACCAAGACCAAGTGGCTGTTCAAGATCCGGCCGGGCGTGAAATTCCACGACGGATCGGACTTCACGGCGGAGTCGGTGGTGTGGAACCTCGACAAGCTGATGAAGACCGACGCGCCGCAGTACGACCAGCGCCAGTCCGCGCAGGGCAAGTCGCGCATTCCCGCGGTCGCCTCCTACCGCGTCGTCGACCCGATGACGCTGGAGATCGTCACCAAGGCGCCGGACGCCACCCTGCCCTACCAGCTCGCCTGGATCATGATGTCCTCGCCCGCGCAGTGGGAGAAGCTCGGCAAGAGCTGGGAGGCCTTCGCCAAGACGCCGTCCGGCACCGGCCCGTGGAAGCTCACCGCCTTCGCCCCGCGCGAGCGCGCCGAGATGGCTCCGAACAAGGAGTATTGGGACAAGACCCGCGTGCCCAAGCTCGACAAGCTCGTGCTGATGCCGCTGCCTGAGCCCAACGCCCGCGTGGCCGCGCTCCGCGCGGGCCAGGTCGACTGGATCGAGGCGCCGGCGCCCGACGCGGTCGAGTCGCTGAAGGGCGCGGGCTTCCAGATCGTCACCAACGCCTATCCCCACAACTGGACCTGGCACCTCTCGCGCGTCGAAGGCTCGCCGTGGAACGACATCCGCGTGCGCAAGGCCGCGAACCTCGCGATCGATCGCGAGGGCATGAAGGAGCTGCTGTCGGGCATGATGATCCCGGCGCAGGGCTGGCTGCCGCCCGGGCACCAGTGGTTCGGCCAGCCGACCTTCAAGGTGACCTACGATCCTGAGGCCGCGAAGAAGCTTCTGGCCGAGGCCGGCTACGGGCCGGACAAGCCGATCAAGACCCGGATCCTGATCTCGCCCTCGGGCTCCGGCCAGATGCTGCCGCTGCCGATGAACGAGTTCATCCAGCAAAGCCTCGCCGAGGTCGGCATCCAGGTCGACTACGAGGTCGTCGAGTGGAACCAGATGATCAACATCTGGCGCGCCGGCGCGAAGGATCCCTCGTCCCGCGGCGCGACCGCGATCAACTACTCCTACTTCATCCAGGATCCGTTCAGCGGCTTCATCCGGCAGACGCAGTGCAACCTGTCCGCGCCCTCCGGCGTGAACTGGGGCTACTACTGCGACCCCGAGACCGACAAGCTGTTCGATCAGGTGCGGACCACCTTCGACCCGGTCGCCCAGACCGAGATCCTGAAGAAGGTGCACGAGAAGTTCGTGAACGACGCGCTGTTCCTGTTCGTGACCCACGACGTCGCCCCGCGCGCCATGAGCACCAAGGTGAAGGGCTTCGTGCAGGCGCAGAACTGGTTCCAGGACTTCGGCACGATCACGATGGAGCCGTAA
- a CDS encoding ABC transporter permease encodes MLLYILKRILYVAPVALGVSVVCFMLVHLAPGDPLTAIMPVDATAEQQAEMRVIYGFDRPLPVQFGLWFGKVVTGDLGKSIATGRPVLDEVARAVKNSLILACAATLIGFALGSFFGFVAGYFRNSPLDRLASAISVLGVSVPHYWLGMVMVIIFSAQLNWLPPTGAGPGGSADWRPDLEHLRYIILPAITMSVIPMGIIARTVRALVADILGQEFVQALRAKGLGEWGVFKHVVTNAAPTALAVMGLQLGYLLGGSILIETVFAWPGAGFLLNAAIFQRDLPLLQGTILVLAMFFVSLNLIVDVAQTALDPRIQRA; translated from the coding sequence ATGCTTCTCTACATCCTGAAGCGGATTCTCTACGTCGCGCCGGTCGCGCTCGGCGTCAGCGTGGTCTGCTTCATGCTGGTGCATCTCGCGCCCGGCGATCCGCTCACCGCCATCATGCCGGTGGACGCGACCGCCGAGCAGCAGGCGGAGATGCGCGTGATCTACGGCTTCGACAGGCCCCTGCCGGTGCAGTTCGGGCTCTGGTTCGGCAAGGTCGTGACCGGCGATCTTGGCAAGTCGATCGCGACCGGAAGGCCCGTTCTCGACGAGGTTGCGCGGGCGGTGAAGAACTCGCTGATCCTCGCCTGCGCCGCCACGCTGATCGGCTTCGCGCTCGGCTCGTTCTTCGGCTTCGTCGCCGGCTACTTCCGCAACAGCCCGCTCGACAGGCTCGCCTCCGCAATCTCGGTGCTGGGCGTCTCGGTGCCGCACTACTGGCTCGGGATGGTGATGGTCATCATCTTCTCCGCCCAGCTCAACTGGCTGCCGCCGACCGGCGCCGGGCCAGGCGGCTCCGCGGACTGGCGGCCGGACCTCGAGCACCTGCGCTACATCATCCTGCCCGCGATCACGATGTCGGTGATCCCCATGGGCATCATCGCGCGCACCGTGCGGGCGCTCGTGGCCGACATCCTCGGCCAGGAGTTCGTCCAGGCTTTGCGGGCGAAGGGCCTCGGCGAATGGGGCGTGTTCAAGCACGTCGTCACCAACGCCGCCCCGACCGCGCTCGCCGTCATGGGCCTCCAGCTCGGCTACCTGCTCGGCGGCTCGATCCTGATCGAGACCGTGTTCGCCTGGCCCGGCGCGGGCTTTTTGCTCAACGCCGCGATCTTCCAGCGCGACCTGCCGCTGCTGCAGGGCACGATCCTCGTGCTGGCGATGTTCTTCGTGAGCCTCAACCTGATCGTGGACGTCGCCCAGACGGCGCTCGATCCGCGCATCCAGAGGGCCTGA
- a CDS encoding ABC transporter permease, giving the protein MAAIADSVALEPAPTKPSRGYWGSVLQRLRRDPVAMVALGVILLIVFAAVFAPWIAPADPFKGSMIRRLRPVGTPGYLLGSDELGRDMLSRLLWGGRLSLFLGITPVILAFGIGSAIGIVAGYLGGWINTVTMRTIDVFFAFPSVLLAIALSGALGAGILNSIVSLTVVFVPQIARVAESVTTQIRTRDYVEAARISGASGFTIVRVHVLGNVLGPIFVYATSLISVSMILASGLSFLGLGVRPPEPEWGLMLNTLRTAIYNQPLVAALPGAMIFLTSISFNLFSDGLRSAMEVRQ; this is encoded by the coding sequence ATGGCCGCCATCGCCGACAGCGTCGCCCTCGAACCAGCCCCCACGAAGCCGAGCCGAGGCTACTGGGGCAGCGTGCTCCAGCGCCTGCGGCGCGACCCGGTGGCGATGGTCGCGCTCGGCGTCATCCTGCTGATCGTGTTCGCCGCCGTGTTCGCGCCCTGGATCGCCCCCGCGGACCCGTTCAAGGGCTCGATGATCCGCCGCCTGAGGCCGGTCGGCACGCCCGGCTACCTGCTCGGCTCCGACGAGCTCGGCCGCGACATGCTGAGCCGCCTGCTCTGGGGAGGCCGGCTGTCTCTGTTCCTCGGCATCACGCCCGTTATCCTCGCCTTCGGTATCGGCTCGGCGATCGGCATCGTCGCCGGCTACCTCGGCGGCTGGATCAACACGGTGACGATGCGCACCATCGACGTGTTCTTCGCCTTCCCCTCCGTGCTGCTGGCGATCGCGCTGTCGGGGGCGCTGGGCGCCGGCATCCTGAACTCGATCGTCTCGCTCACCGTGGTGTTCGTGCCGCAGATCGCCCGCGTGGCGGAGAGCGTGACGACGCAGATCCGCACCCGCGACTATGTGGAGGCCGCCCGCATCTCCGGCGCCAGCGGCTTCACGATCGTCCGCGTGCATGTGCTCGGCAACGTTCTCGGGCCGATCTTCGTCTACGCGACCAGCCTCATCAGCGTGTCGATGATCCTGGCCTCCGGCCTCTCGTTCCTCGGCCTCGGCGTGCGCCCGCCGGAGCCGGAATGGGGCCTGATGCTAAACACGCTCCGCACCGCGATCTACAACCAGCCGCTGGTGGCCGCGCTCCCCGGGGCGATGATCTTCCTGACCTCGATCTCGTTCAACCTGTTCTCGGACGGCCTGCGCTCGGCCATGGAGGTCCGCCAGTGA
- a CDS encoding oligopeptide/dipeptide ABC transporter ATP-binding protein, whose protein sequence is MGEPAPPPGGPTRDRGGPGQPLLSVKGLIKHFGQKKGFLTKAGPVVRAVDGVDFDVAKGETLGIVGESGCGKSTTARLVMQIIRPDAGEILFDGEAVGSRALELNAFRRQVQMVFQDSYASLNPRLTVEDTIAFGPRVHGATRRAAATRAHDLLHRVGLEPARFAGRYPHELSGGQRQRVNIARALALDPRLLILDEAVSALDKSVEAQVLNLLLDLKDEFGLTYMFISHDLNVVRFMSNRVMVMYLGKVAEFGPSEALFETPRHPYTGALLASMPSMDPDARTEVAPLAGDPPNPINPPPGCRFNPRCAKSAALCAHQEPTLLAAGEGDHRAACWLVDPSSGHPRLAA, encoded by the coding sequence ATCGGCGAACCCGCCCCGCCCCCCGGCGGCCCGACCCGCGACCGCGGCGGGCCCGGCCAGCCCCTGCTGTCGGTCAAAGGCCTCATCAAGCACTTCGGCCAGAAGAAGGGCTTCCTCACCAAAGCCGGCCCGGTGGTGCGCGCCGTCGACGGCGTCGACTTCGACGTCGCCAAGGGCGAGACGCTCGGCATCGTCGGCGAGAGCGGCTGCGGCAAGTCCACCACGGCGCGCCTCGTCATGCAGATCATCCGGCCGGACGCCGGCGAGATCCTGTTCGACGGCGAGGCGGTCGGCTCCCGGGCGCTGGAGCTGAACGCCTTCCGCCGTCAGGTGCAGATGGTGTTCCAGGACAGCTACGCCTCGCTCAACCCGCGGCTCACGGTCGAGGACACCATCGCCTTCGGGCCGCGCGTGCACGGCGCGACACGGCGCGCGGCGGCGACCCGGGCCCACGACCTGCTCCACCGCGTCGGCCTCGAGCCCGCACGCTTCGCCGGGCGCTACCCCCACGAGCTTTCCGGCGGCCAGCGCCAGCGCGTGAACATCGCCCGCGCGCTGGCGCTCGACCCGCGGCTGCTGATCCTCGACGAGGCGGTGTCGGCGCTCGACAAGTCGGTGGAGGCGCAGGTGCTGAACCTGCTGCTCGACCTCAAGGACGAGTTCGGCCTGACCTACATGTTCATCAGCCACGACCTCAACGTCGTGCGCTTCATGTCGAACCGCGTGATGGTGATGTACCTCGGCAAGGTCGCCGAGTTCGGCCCGTCCGAAGCGCTGTTCGAGACCCCGCGCCACCCCTACACCGGCGCGCTGCTGGCCTCGATGCCGTCGATGGATCCGGACGCCCGCACCGAGGTGGCGCCTCTGGCGGGCGACCCGCCGAACCCCATCAACCCGCCGCCCGGCTGCCGCTTCAATCCCCGCTGCGCCAAGAGCGCGGCGCTCTGCGCGCACCAGGAGCCGACCCTGCTTGCGGCCGGCGAGGGCGATCACCGCGCGGCGTGCTGGCTCGTCGACCCCTCCTCCGGCCACCCGAGGCTTGCGGCATGA